A single window of Helicobacter macacae MIT 99-5501 DNA harbors:
- a CDS encoding DMT family transporter translates to MRFLLVLAMMGWGLVWALSKVLLEYASPAQVACIRFLIVSICFVPLLFVLKISFKIPRKAFLPLAFSAICHTAYSYAMYAGMEFGDAGSAGVITEVLPPIIAAFLWSVWRGQTLLRREKWGLALGIVAGAFLINLFGNSSAILHPFNAIYLFASLAWAFLMIGSRLASENLNPLCVNFYICLISAVAFLPSLFMLDSSGVSGIEKILEADFIFWGSIIVAAVFCTVFSTSVFYHGLFVLGVTQGGIYALLTPVFALIFAFVILGEIPQYWIVIGGVLAVGSVCVINDFRIFYKKSRKNSPKT, encoded by the coding sequence TTGAGATTTTTGCTCGTTTTGGCGATGATGGGCTGGGGACTTGTGTGGGCATTATCCAAAGTGCTATTAGAGTATGCCTCGCCCGCGCAAGTTGCCTGCATTCGATTCCTTATCGTATCTATTTGCTTTGTGCCACTTCTTTTTGTGCTAAAAATCTCTTTTAAAATCCCTCGCAAAGCCTTTTTGCCACTAGCCTTTAGCGCGATTTGCCACACGGCGTATTCTTATGCTATGTATGCGGGTATGGAGTTTGGCGATGCTGGAAGCGCGGGAGTGATTACAGAGGTGCTGCCACCTATTATCGCGGCATTTTTGTGGAGTGTGTGGAGGGGACAGACACTGCTTAGGCGAGAGAAGTGGGGGCTAGCACTTGGTATAGTCGCAGGAGCGTTTTTGATAAATCTTTTTGGCAATAGTAGTGCGATATTGCACCCTTTTAATGCGATATATCTTTTTGCTTCGCTTGCTTGGGCGTTTTTGATGATAGGCTCAAGGCTAGCAAGTGAAAATCTAAATCCGCTTTGTGTGAATTTTTATATTTGCCTAATAAGTGCGGTGGCGTTTTTGCCCTCGCTTTTTATGCTTGATTCTAGTGGGGTTAGCGGGATTGAGAAAATCTTGGAGGCGGATTTTATCTTTTGGGGGAGTATAATAGTCGCGGCGGTATTTTGCACGGTGTTTTCTACAAGTGTGTTTTATCACGGGCTATTTGTGCTAGGCGTTACACAAGGTGGAATTTACGCGCTTTTGACGCCTGTGTTTGCGCTTATATTTGCATTTGTGATTTTGGGAGAGATTCCGCAGTATTGGATTGTCATAGGTGGTGTGCTAGCTGTGGGAAGCGTATGCGTGATAAATGACTTTAGAATCTTTTATAAAAAATCACGCAAAAATAGCCCAAAAACATAG